A portion of the Macrobrachium nipponense isolate FS-2020 chromosome 12, ASM1510439v2, whole genome shotgun sequence genome contains these proteins:
- the LOC135225006 gene encoding uncharacterized protein LOC135225006 → MRLFILSVLFTLSSGVKRHPFGENSALSTKPKFSDKNPGLELPCGEHFVPLKQKFFISSDTAPNHCQWKFVVPANNVVVKIRCNVRLRQSNNCKDASLRIFDGWRSKHKYCGRRQDVVSRSATGIMIVTAKAQTRKFTSEELGTFSCEVSSELSVNFFVKLPEKQLTTPSPLPPPLLLLERILAYMTSDPND, encoded by the exons ACACCCCTTTGGAGAGAACTCGGCACTATCCACTAAACCCAAATTCAGTGACAAGAATCCAGGCTTAG aACTACCTTGTGGGGAACATTTCGTGCCCCTGAAACAGAAGTTCTTCATAAGTTCTGACACCGCGCCTAATCACTGTCAGTGGAAATTTGTG GTGCCGGCGAACAACGTCGTCGTCAAAATTCGGTGCAACGTTCGATTGCGTCAAAGCAACAATTGCAAAGATGCTTCACTCCGGATCTTCGATGGTTGGAGATCAAAGCACAA ATACTGCGGGAGACGCCAGGACGTCGTGAGCCGCAGCGCGACAGGCATCATGATCGTAACGGCGAAAGCCCAGACTCGTAAATTCACCAGCGAAGAATTGGGAACATTCAGCTGTGAAGTCAGCTCTGAGCTCTCCGTGAATTTTTTCGTGAAGCTCCCCGAGAAACAACTGACAACCCCGTCGCCTCTTCCACCGCCCCTGTTGCTCCTGGAAAGAATCTTGGCCTATATGACCAGTGACCCAAATGATTAG